A DNA window from Cognatiyoonia koreensis contains the following coding sequences:
- a CDS encoding TerB family tellurite resistance protein, translating into MFENLLSYFKSPGSETPLPAADAKHALGALFVRAAKADKAYLFEEVEQIDRLLGAMYHLNPVEAAKMRASCERLEQAIPATTDLAGILREAISQTDREAAVSALWRVVFSDGVETEEEDAVLHQIEETLGVAPDVAKQLHDTEMAKMQR; encoded by the coding sequence ATGTTCGAAAATCTTCTCAGCTATTTCAAATCTCCGGGATCGGAAACTCCGCTTCCGGCTGCGGACGCCAAGCACGCTTTGGGGGCGTTGTTCGTCAGGGCGGCCAAGGCAGACAAAGCCTATCTTTTTGAAGAGGTCGAACAGATCGACCGGCTTCTGGGGGCGATGTACCATCTGAACCCGGTCGAGGCGGCAAAGATGCGGGCGTCATGCGAACGGCTGGAACAGGCGATCCCGGCGACGACGGATCTTGCAGGCATCCTGCGCGAAGCGATCTCGCAGACCGACCGCGAAGCCGCAGTCAGCGCGCTTTGGCGCGTTGTCTTCTCGGACGGTGTGGAAACAGAAGAAGAAGATGCCGTGCTGCACCAGATCGAGGAAACGCTCGGCGTGGCACCGGATGTGGCCAAGCAGTTGCACGATACGGAAATGGCAAAGATGCAGCGCTAG
- a CDS encoding FAD-dependent oxidoreductase, with protein MADITTEVLVIGTGPAGSTSAALLSTYGVENIVINRYHWLANTPRAHITNQRTMEVLRDLGKEVEDEVYLNAMDQSLMGENVFCESLAGEEIGRMKSWGTHPLSKAEHLLSSPSFMNDLPQTFMEPILFKTACKRGTRARMSTEYKSHVQDADGVTTICLDRLTGREFTIRSKYLIGADGGNSLVAENEDLPFEGKMGVGGSMNIYFRADLSKYVAHRPSVLYWIMQPGADVGGIGMGLIRAIRPWNEWLIVWGYDINEPAPNVDQKMATEVARQLVGDPELEIDLISANTWTVNDAYATQLSKGRVFIMGDAAHRHPPSNGLGSNTSIQDAFNLAWKIAAVVKGEAGDSLLDSYSEERAPIAKQIVTRANQSIGEFGPIFEALGMTGGTDIEKIKANMDARCDSTPEAEAQRDALNAAIAFKKYEFDAHGVEMNQRYSSHATVTDGQIEPDFALDADLHYQPTTWPGARIPHSWLFDNQGGKHSTLDLAGGGAFTLFTGLGGKAWAAAAEKVAGDLSIKLTAHVIGPRQEYIDHTGDWARAREIGDAGCILTRPDQHVCWRYDALPDDPAAELTRVLTLILAR; from the coding sequence ATGGCTGACATCACGACTGAGGTCCTTGTGATCGGAACCGGACCGGCGGGTTCGACAAGTGCAGCACTGCTGTCGACCTACGGTGTCGAGAACATCGTCATCAACCGTTACCATTGGCTGGCGAACACGCCCCGCGCGCACATCACGAACCAGCGCACGATGGAAGTGCTGCGCGACCTTGGCAAAGAGGTCGAAGACGAAGTTTATCTGAATGCTATGGATCAAAGCCTGATGGGCGAGAATGTCTTTTGCGAGAGCCTCGCGGGTGAGGAAATCGGGCGTATGAAGTCATGGGGCACACATCCGCTATCCAAAGCGGAACACCTGTTGTCTTCGCCGTCCTTCATGAACGATCTGCCGCAGACCTTCATGGAGCCGATCCTGTTCAAGACCGCTTGCAAGCGCGGCACCCGCGCCCGGATGAGCACAGAGTACAAAAGCCATGTTCAGGATGCCGATGGCGTCACAACCATTTGTCTAGACCGCCTGACCGGGAGGGAATTCACGATCCGCTCGAAATATCTGATCGGTGCGGACGGCGGCAATTCTTTGGTCGCCGAGAATGAGGACTTGCCGTTTGAAGGCAAGATGGGCGTCGGCGGGTCGATGAACATTTATTTCCGGGCGGACCTGTCAAAGTATGTCGCGCACCGCCCCTCGGTTCTGTATTGGATCATGCAGCCCGGCGCTGACGTTGGCGGTATCGGCATGGGCCTGATCCGGGCGATCCGCCCTTGGAACGAGTGGCTGATCGTGTGGGGCTACGACATCAATGAACCGGCGCCGAATGTAGATCAGAAAATGGCGACAGAGGTCGCACGCCAATTGGTTGGCGACCCAGAGTTGGAGATTGATCTGATCAGCGCCAACACTTGGACGGTCAATGATGCCTATGCCACACAACTGTCGAAGGGCCGCGTGTTCATCATGGGCGACGCCGCGCACCGGCATCCGCCGTCCAACGGTCTGGGTTCGAACACATCTATCCAGGATGCGTTCAACCTGGCATGGAAAATTGCGGCTGTCGTGAAAGGCGAAGCAGGCGACAGCCTGCTGGACAGCTACTCCGAAGAACGCGCACCTATCGCCAAGCAGATTGTCACCCGAGCCAATCAATCCATCGGTGAATTTGGACCGATCTTCGAAGCCTTGGGAATGACCGGCGGCACCGATATCGAAAAGATCAAAGCCAACATGGACGCGCGGTGCGACAGTACACCCGAAGCAGAGGCCCAGAGAGACGCTCTTAATGCAGCTATTGCGTTCAAGAAATACGAATTTGACGCCCATGGTGTCGAGATGAATCAGCGCTACTCGTCCCACGCGACTGTGACCGATGGTCAGATCGAACCGGACTTCGCTTTGGACGCCGATCTCCACTATCAGCCGACAACTTGGCCCGGCGCTCGCATCCCGCATTCGTGGTTGTTCGACAACCAAGGCGGCAAACATTCCACACTCGATCTCGCCGGGGGAGGTGCATTTACACTCTTCACGGGTCTAGGCGGAAAAGCCTGGGCAGCAGCGGCCGAGAAAGTGGCCGGGGACCTTAGCATCAAACTGACTGCCCACGTCATTGGGCCGCGTCAAGAGTACATCGACCATACAGGCGACTGGGCGCGGGCGCGAGAAATCGGCGACGCGGGCTGTATTCTGACCCGGCCCGATCAGCACGTCTGCTGGCGGTATGACGCTTTGCCTGATGATCCGGCAGCGGAACTGACCCGCGTTCTTACGCTAATTCTTGCACGATAG
- a CDS encoding AbrB family transcriptional regulator translates to MTKASALALLIGVIAGIASYVIGMPLPWMLGPMIGVTAAAMLRLPVKSPDKLRPVVIPVIGVMLGSGITPDILGEISGWLVTLALLPLFLCCAAGVSFTVYRRIGRYDPVTAFYAAMPGGLNEMLLLGEAAGGDSRRIALAHAARVLLVILCVALFFGLFLGVRAGPGNSGNWTALGDITALDYAILGLCALFGIPFGKLLRLPAGPVFGPMILSGAAHVIGWVEVPPPTLLIIAAQIVIGTVIGGRFVGATMKEVGTDLALALGATLGMIVVAIGFAEIITQLAGMPLSQAFLAFSPGGLTEMSLLTLAMGQDVAFVSVTHIVRITVVIAVAPILFTLFQRRFLRNE, encoded by the coding sequence TTGACCAAGGCGTCGGCACTTGCCCTGCTGATCGGCGTGATCGCGGGCATTGCGAGCTATGTAATCGGAATGCCACTGCCGTGGATGCTGGGACCCATGATCGGGGTGACAGCGGCGGCAATGCTGCGCTTGCCCGTCAAATCACCTGACAAGCTGCGTCCTGTGGTGATCCCCGTGATCGGCGTCATGCTGGGCAGCGGGATCACACCGGATATTCTGGGAGAGATCAGCGGCTGGCTGGTGACACTCGCACTCTTGCCGCTGTTCTTGTGCTGCGCGGCGGGAGTTTCGTTCACAGTTTACCGGCGGATCGGGCGTTACGACCCTGTCACCGCATTCTATGCCGCCATGCCCGGCGGGCTGAATGAAATGTTGCTTCTGGGCGAGGCAGCAGGCGGTGACTCACGCCGCATCGCGCTGGCCCATGCGGCGCGGGTGCTGCTTGTGATCCTATGTGTGGCGTTGTTTTTCGGCCTGTTCCTCGGGGTACGGGCCGGACCGGGCAACAGTGGAAACTGGACTGCGCTGGGCGACATCACAGCGCTGGATTACGCGATCCTCGGCCTTTGCGCGCTTTTCGGCATCCCCTTTGGCAAACTGCTGCGGCTGCCAGCAGGTCCGGTCTTCGGACCGATGATCCTGTCCGGCGCGGCGCATGTCATCGGATGGGTTGAGGTTCCCCCGCCGACGCTCCTGATTATTGCCGCGCAGATCGTGATCGGAACAGTGATCGGCGGGCGCTTCGTCGGGGCGACCATGAAAGAAGTCGGAACCGATCTCGCGCTCGCGCTCGGGGCGACGCTTGGCATGATAGTCGTGGCAATCGGGTTCGCGGAAATCATCACGCAGCTTGCCGGCATGCCGCTGTCACAGGCATTTCTGGCGTTCTCGCCCGGCGGTCTGACGGAAATGAGCCTGCTGACATTGGCGATGGGGCAGGACGTTGCCTTTGTTTCGGTCACGCATATCGTGCGGATCACAGTTGTGATCGCGGTTGCGCCGATATTATTCACCCTGTTCCAACGGCGTTTTTTGCGTAATGAATAG
- the pncB gene encoding nicotinate phosphoribosyltransferase, translated as MVDIATRVWNHKWKIDPIVRSLIDTDFYKLLMCQSVFRNKPDTQVTFSLINRTKSVRLADLVDEGELREQLDHIRSLSLSRGESTWMRGNTFYGKRQMFSSSFMDWFEKVQLPPYHLEKRDGQYELTFEGKWPEVMLWEIPALSVLMELRGRAVLKDMGRFELQVLYARAMTKLWEKVEKLQTLPSLRIADFGTRRRHSFLWQDWCVQAMREGLGDSFAGTSNCLIAKNRDLEAIGTNAHELPMVYAALAESDDALLQAPYDVLSDWHAEHDGNLRIILPDTYGTEGFLSRAPDWLAGWTGIRIDSGDPATGAEIAIRWWKERGEDPTKKLVIFSDGLDVDKIIELQKQFAGRVRVSFGWGTMLTNDFKGLTHGDSLAPFSLVCKAISANGKPTVKLSDNPKKAMGPQDEIARYKRVFEVGQQDAVEVVV; from the coding sequence ATGGTCGATATCGCCACCCGCGTCTGGAACCACAAATGGAAGATCGACCCCATCGTGCGGTCGCTGATCGACACGGATTTCTATAAACTGCTGATGTGCCAGTCGGTGTTCCGCAACAAACCGGACACGCAGGTGACATTCTCGCTTATCAACCGGACAAAGTCGGTGCGGCTGGCGGACCTCGTGGACGAAGGCGAATTGCGCGAACAGCTGGACCACATCCGCTCGCTCTCGCTCTCGCGCGGGGAAAGCACGTGGATGCGGGGGAACACGTTCTATGGCAAGCGGCAGATGTTCTCGTCCAGCTTCATGGACTGGTTCGAAAAGGTGCAGCTGCCGCCATACCACCTTGAAAAACGCGACGGGCAGTATGAACTGACGTTCGAAGGCAAATGGCCCGAGGTCATGCTATGGGAAATCCCCGCGCTTTCGGTGCTGATGGAACTGCGCGGGCGGGCGGTGCTCAAAGACATGGGGCGGTTCGAACTGCAGGTGCTGTATGCGCGCGCCATGACCAAACTTTGGGAAAAGGTCGAAAAGCTGCAAACCCTGCCATCCTTGCGGATTGCGGATTTCGGCACTAGGCGGCGGCATTCGTTCCTGTGGCAGGACTGGTGCGTGCAGGCCATGCGCGAAGGGCTGGGCGACAGTTTCGCCGGCACATCGAACTGCCTGATCGCCAAGAACCGCGATCTGGAGGCGATCGGCACCAATGCCCACGAACTGCCCATGGTCTATGCCGCGCTGGCAGAGTCGGATGACGCGCTGCTGCAGGCCCCCTATGACGTGCTGTCGGACTGGCACGCGGAACACGACGGCAACCTACGGATCATCCTGCCCGACACCTACGGGACCGAAGGGTTCCTGTCGCGCGCGCCCGACTGGCTGGCAGGGTGGACGGGCATCCGCATCGACAGCGGCGATCCCGCGACAGGGGCCGAAATCGCGATCCGCTGGTGGAAAGAGCGGGGGGAAGACCCGACCAAAAAGCTCGTCATCTTTTCTGACGGGCTGGACGTGGACAAGATCATCGAACTGCAAAAGCAATTCGCAGGGCGTGTGCGCGTATCCTTCGGCTGGGGCACGATGCTGACGAATGATTTCAAAGGGTTAACACATGGTGACAGCCTCGCGCCGTTTTCACTGGTGTGCAAAGCCATATCAGCCAACGGTAAACCGACGGTTAAGCTGAGCGACAACCCGAAGAAAGCAATGGGCCCACAAGACGAAATCGCGCGGTACAAACGGGTGTTCGAGGTGGGGCAGCAGGACGCGGTCGAGGTGGTGGTTTAG
- a CDS encoding DMT family transporter — MTSQSTLLVAAMVVTAMFLIVGGDAAGTVMTRDGVSPFFVAWSRFAVAAVILLPLVGIQRADLVWDWRLVFRASLIATAICCILTALKTEEVANVFGAFFVGPLVAYTLSVILLRETSSLPRVMLLGLGFAGVLLVVKPGFGMTIGLGLAVLAGVLHGGYLVATRWMARDYRPRFLLWSQLLIGAVILAPFGATQIPALDTQTIQLTVISALGSAIGNLLLVLANRRAPATTIAPLIYSQLIHATLLGWLVFGDLPDGLSLLGLLVILCSGLATIWVARKG, encoded by the coding sequence ATGACCTCCCAATCGACCCTTCTTGTCGCGGCCATGGTTGTGACCGCCATGTTTCTGATCGTCGGTGGCGATGCCGCCGGTACCGTCATGACCCGCGACGGCGTCAGCCCGTTTTTCGTGGCCTGGTCCCGTTTTGCCGTGGCCGCTGTCATATTGCTGCCATTGGTCGGGATACAGCGGGCCGATCTGGTGTGGGACTGGCGGCTGGTCTTTCGCGCATCCCTGATCGCCACAGCGATTTGCTGTATTCTGACCGCCCTGAAGACCGAAGAAGTCGCCAATGTCTTTGGTGCCTTCTTTGTCGGCCCGCTGGTTGCCTACACCCTGTCGGTGATCCTTCTGCGCGAGACCTCATCGCTGCCGCGTGTCATGCTGCTGGGCCTTGGATTTGCCGGTGTTCTGCTGGTCGTGAAGCCCGGTTTCGGCATGACCATCGGACTTGGCCTAGCCGTTCTTGCCGGGGTGTTGCACGGCGGCTATCTGGTTGCGACGCGCTGGATGGCGCGTGATTACAGACCCCGTTTTCTGCTGTGGTCCCAGCTGCTGATCGGGGCCGTGATCCTGGCCCCGTTTGGTGCGACCCAGATTCCTGCGTTGGATACCCAGACCATCCAGCTGACCGTCATCAGTGCGCTGGGGTCTGCGATCGGGAACTTGCTGCTGGTTCTGGCCAACCGCCGCGCCCCTGCGACTACGATTGCGCCGTTGATTTATAGCCAGTTGATCCATGCCACATTGCTTGGCTGGCTCGTCTTTGGTGATCTGCCTGACGGGCTGAGCTTGCTTGGCCTGCTCGTCATCCTGTGCTCGGGTCTTGCGACTATCTGGGTGGCCCGCAAGGGCTAG
- a CDS encoding intradiol ring-cleavage dioxygenase, translating into MPAQTQGYFTEENSADVVVGQIADTTEPRLAKVIEAVTRHLHAAVKEIEPTQEEWLAAIMFLTKTGQMSDDWRQEFILLSDIFGVSMLVDAINNRKPSGASESTVLGPFHVPDVPELPMGSNICLDGKGHPMLIKGRILNTEGQPIEGTKIDVWQTNDDGFYDVQQKGIQPDFNLRGVFRTGADGTYTFWGAKPRFYPIPDDGPVGKLLGSLGRHPYRPAHLHYILEAEGYETLITHIFDPDDEYINSDAVFGVKESLLAKFDLIEVPDRIKEEGAEGPFYEVVHDFVLAPEA; encoded by the coding sequence ATGCCCGCTCAAACCCAAGGATATTTCACGGAAGAAAATTCGGCCGATGTCGTGGTTGGCCAGATTGCCGACACCACGGAACCACGGCTTGCTAAAGTCATCGAAGCCGTGACGCGGCACCTTCATGCAGCAGTCAAGGAGATTGAACCAACGCAAGAAGAATGGCTGGCGGCGATCATGTTTCTGACCAAAACGGGACAGATGTCTGACGACTGGCGGCAGGAATTCATCTTGTTGAGCGATATCTTCGGTGTGTCAATGCTGGTCGATGCCATCAACAACCGCAAACCAAGCGGGGCTTCAGAATCTACCGTTCTTGGGCCATTCCACGTGCCTGACGTGCCCGAACTTCCGATGGGTTCAAATATCTGCCTTGATGGCAAAGGCCATCCGATGCTTATCAAAGGGCGTATCTTGAACACTGAAGGCCAACCAATCGAAGGCACGAAAATCGACGTTTGGCAGACCAACGACGATGGATTTTATGACGTTCAGCAAAAAGGGATTCAGCCGGATTTCAACTTGCGCGGCGTGTTCCGCACGGGCGCGGATGGGACTTACACGTTCTGGGGCGCAAAGCCTCGGTTCTATCCAATCCCTGACGACGGCCCTGTTGGCAAGCTTCTAGGCAGCCTTGGACGCCATCCTTACCGGCCTGCGCATTTACACTACATCCTTGAGGCCGAAGGCTACGAGACGTTGATCACGCATATCTTTGATCCGGACGATGAATACATCAATTCCGACGCGGTATTTGGTGTGAAGGAAAGCCTGCTCGCCAAATTCGATCTGATCGAAGTCCCGGACCGCATCAAGGAAGAAGGGGCAGAGGGTCCGTTCTATGAGGTTGTTCACGATTTTGTACTGGCTCCTGAAGCATGA
- a CDS encoding branched-chain amino acid ABC transporter permease, with product MAYTVTTQTPASRIAAILGALVIVVLVALPFFAGRGTIQDMFFILTMLVLAQFWNLLAGYGGLVSIGQQAFVGMGAYALFGTVILWGLDPVPSILLAGVAALVIAVPTAFFAFRLNGAYFAIGTWVIAEVVRLLVAQWKTLGGGTGTSLPRDATRDMWFVEMIEETLGVRSAAARDILAYWLALILALATIGGIYWLLRTRRGLALAAVRDNTEAAKSVGVDAGRMKWIVFLTSAFGTGLAGGLIYMQKARISPDAAFSVTDWTAYVIFIVVIGGIGTVEGPIIGVLVFFALQSLLADFGSWYLMTLGVLAIVIMLVAPRGLWGLLSERTGLHLFPIRRRLTGGKLTASEE from the coding sequence ATGGCTTATACCGTAACCACCCAAACACCTGCTTCGCGCATTGCGGCGATCCTTGGTGCCCTTGTAATCGTCGTCCTCGTCGCGCTGCCGTTCTTCGCTGGACGTGGGACCATTCAAGACATGTTCTTTATCCTGACGATGCTGGTCCTTGCGCAATTCTGGAACCTGCTCGCTGGCTATGGCGGGCTGGTCAGCATCGGGCAACAAGCCTTCGTCGGCATGGGGGCTTATGCGCTGTTCGGTACGGTCATCCTGTGGGGGCTTGATCCTGTCCCGTCGATTCTGCTCGCGGGTGTTGCGGCCCTCGTGATCGCAGTGCCGACAGCCTTCTTCGCGTTCCGCCTCAACGGGGCCTACTTTGCCATTGGTACATGGGTCATTGCCGAGGTCGTCCGCCTGCTAGTGGCCCAATGGAAAACGCTCGGCGGCGGTACGGGTACGTCTTTGCCCCGCGATGCGACACGCGACATGTGGTTCGTTGAAATGATCGAGGAAACTCTTGGCGTCCGCTCCGCGGCTGCCCGCGACATCCTCGCATACTGGCTGGCGCTAATCCTCGCACTGGCGACGATTGGCGGAATCTACTGGCTGCTGCGCACCCGGCGAGGGTTGGCATTGGCCGCCGTCCGCGACAATACCGAGGCTGCGAAATCCGTCGGCGTCGATGCAGGTCGCATGAAGTGGATTGTTTTTCTGACCTCTGCCTTCGGAACCGGCTTAGCGGGTGGCCTGATATACATGCAAAAGGCACGGATCAGCCCGGATGCCGCGTTCAGCGTCACCGACTGGACGGCCTATGTCATCTTTATCGTGGTAATCGGCGGTATCGGTACCGTCGAAGGCCCAATCATCGGCGTGCTGGTTTTCTTCGCCTTGCAGTCGCTGCTTGCTGATTTTGGCAGCTGGTATCTGATGACGCTTGGCGTGCTTGCCATTGTCATCATGCTGGTCGCGCCGCGCGGGCTTTGGGGCCTTCTGTCCGAGCGAACAGGCCTGCACCTTTTCCCAATTCGCCGCCGCCTGACCGGTGGAAAACTTACAGCATCGGAGGAATGA
- a CDS encoding rhodanese-related sulfurtransferase, with product MYTVAALYHFTRFEYPAALRGPLQDLCNAHKIGGTLLLAREGINGTIAGTRGGIDAVLAHIRSLPGCADLVHKESTARVAPFNRMKVRLKKEIVTMGQPDVDPTKDVGQYVAPTEWNALISSPDVAVIDTRNDYEVAIGTFDGAIDPQTKSFGEFPAWWEANKHRFHNKKIAMFCTGGIRCEKSTNYLKGQGVDEVYHLQGGILKYLEEVPQDQSKWDGECFVFDARVSVGHGLKEGPHILCHACRQPILPEDMNRAEFEDGVSCHQCINATTEEAKERFRERQKQMRLAAERGEKHMGSL from the coding sequence ATGTATACCGTCGCTGCACTCTATCACTTCACCCGTTTCGAATACCCCGCTGCCCTTCGCGGCCCGCTGCAGGATTTGTGCAACGCCCACAAGATCGGCGGCACGCTGCTGCTTGCACGCGAAGGGATCAATGGCACCATCGCGGGCACGCGGGGCGGGATCGACGCGGTGCTGGCACATATCCGGTCGCTCCCGGGGTGCGCAGACCTCGTGCACAAGGAAAGCACGGCGCGCGTGGCCCCGTTCAACCGGATGAAGGTGCGGCTGAAAAAGGAAATCGTCACGATGGGGCAACCCGACGTGGACCCGACAAAAGACGTCGGGCAATATGTGGCCCCGACAGAATGGAACGCCCTGATCAGCAGCCCCGACGTGGCAGTGATCGACACGCGCAACGACTACGAAGTGGCGATTGGCACGTTCGACGGGGCAATCGACCCGCAGACGAAATCCTTCGGTGAATTTCCGGCCTGGTGGGAAGCGAACAAGCACCGCTTTCACAACAAGAAGATCGCCATGTTCTGCACAGGCGGCATCCGGTGTGAGAAATCGACGAACTACCTCAAGGGGCAGGGCGTGGACGAGGTCTATCACCTGCAGGGCGGCATCCTGAAATACCTCGAAGAAGTGCCGCAAGACCAAAGCAAATGGGACGGCGAATGCTTTGTCTTCGATGCGCGTGTCAGCGTCGGACATGGGCTGAAGGAAGGGCCGCATATCCTGTGCCACGCCTGCCGCCAGCCAATCCTGCCCGAAGACATGAACAGGGCCGAATTCGAAGACGGCGTTTCGTGCCACCAGTGCATCAATGCCACGACCGAAGAGGCAAAGGAGCGGTTCCGCGAACGGCAAAAGCAGATGCGCCTTGCCGCCGAACGGGGTGAAAAGCACATGGGCAGCCTTTGA
- a CDS encoding 3-keto-5-aminohexanoate cleavage protein has protein sequence MSNPCIICVAITGSLPRKSDNPAVPITVAEQVESTHAAFEAGATIVHAHVRNDDGSPSSDPDKFAALKEGVEKHCPGMIIQFSTGGRSGAGKERGGALKLKPDMASFSVGSNNFPTRVYENPPDLIDWLASEMRANGVKPEIEAFDLSHILKAAEMHKKGQILGTPYVQFVMGVKNAMPADRHVFDYYVQTVKRLFGEDVPWCAAGIGANQSVLNEWSVSSGGHARTGLEDNIRLDKDTLAPSNAVLVERLVEICARHERPVANYVQARDILSLPQ, from the coding sequence ATGAGCAATCCCTGCATCATCTGTGTGGCGATCACAGGCAGTCTGCCACGGAAATCAGACAATCCAGCGGTGCCGATCACGGTTGCCGAGCAGGTTGAGAGCACCCATGCTGCATTTGAGGCTGGGGCGACGATCGTTCATGCCCATGTACGGAATGATGACGGAAGCCCCTCTAGTGATCCTGACAAGTTTGCAGCCCTAAAAGAAGGCGTAGAGAAACACTGTCCGGGGATGATCATCCAGTTTTCCACCGGAGGGAGATCTGGTGCAGGCAAAGAGCGAGGCGGCGCTCTCAAGCTAAAGCCAGATATGGCGTCGTTTTCGGTGGGATCAAACAACTTTCCCACGCGGGTTTATGAAAACCCACCCGATCTCATCGACTGGCTTGCGTCCGAAATGCGCGCCAACGGCGTTAAACCAGAAATTGAGGCATTCGACCTGTCCCACATCCTCAAAGCAGCCGAAATGCACAAGAAAGGCCAAATTTTGGGCACCCCGTACGTGCAGTTCGTTATGGGCGTTAAAAATGCCATGCCCGCCGACCGCCACGTCTTTGATTACTATGTGCAAACGGTTAAGCGACTGTTCGGCGAAGATGTACCATGGTGTGCGGCCGGCATTGGAGCGAACCAATCTGTCCTCAATGAATGGTCGGTGTCTTCCGGAGGTCATGCCCGCACAGGGCTTGAGGACAACATCCGACTGGACAAAGATACCTTAGCACCGTCCAACGCAGTCTTAGTGGAACGATTGGTCGAGATTTGCGCGCGGCACGAAAGGCCTGTAGCAAACTATGTACAAGCGCGAGACATTTTGAGCCTGCCCCAGTAG
- a CDS encoding Hsp70 family protein, with product MTQRLGIDFGTSNTAAAVMAGNTPYLIPVEPGETTLPTSVFFDTNRKVTTFGSTANAALIDGREGRFMRALKSVLGTPLMHERRQIAYEKITLIDVVARFLATVKQRAEDATGLTFDGVLSGRPVRFHHDPDRNQRAEADLRSAYHTAGFTDVAFMFEPEAAAETSQSQGRGLIIDIGGGTSDFSVFTREAGQTRIIASHGVRVGGTDFDRTLSLDHVMPLLGRGHLLRNELGDGTHTAPNALFNDLATWEKIPFLYTPETLRLTARYAKLGVDAVRFQRLHDVIEMELGHDIAFAVEAGKINANRADASIDLSFIHADLRQPLTQTAMQHSLQELTAKVSNAAQETLRLANLAPSDINTIVYVGGSSLMTTITSAMEQIFPDAAQERTNAFTAVADGLAIAAARA from the coding sequence ATGACCCAGCGACTCGGCATTGATTTCGGGACGTCCAACACCGCAGCTGCGGTGATGGCGGGGAACACGCCATACCTCATTCCGGTCGAACCCGGTGAAACGACGCTCCCGACATCGGTATTCTTTGATACAAACCGCAAGGTGACGACGTTCGGCTCTACCGCGAATGCCGCGCTGATCGACGGGCGCGAAGGTCGGTTCATGCGGGCACTGAAATCCGTGCTCGGCACGCCGTTGATGCATGAACGCCGCCAGATCGCCTATGAGAAGATCACGCTGATCGACGTGGTCGCGCGCTTTCTTGCAACCGTGAAACAACGGGCAGAGGATGCGACGGGCCTGACCTTTGACGGCGTTTTGTCCGGGCGGCCCGTGCGGTTTCACCACGACCCCGACCGCAACCAGCGCGCCGAAGCCGACCTGCGTTCGGCCTATCACACCGCCGGATTCACTGACGTCGCTTTCATGTTCGAACCAGAAGCCGCGGCTGAAACCAGTCAGTCCCAGGGGCGCGGACTGATCATCGACATCGGCGGCGGCACGTCGGACTTTTCGGTTTTCACGCGCGAGGCTGGACAGACCCGCATCATCGCATCCCACGGCGTGCGGGTCGGCGGCACGGATTTCGATCGCACGCTCAGTCTTGATCACGTCATGCCGCTGCTCGGGCGTGGGCACCTGCTGCGCAACGAACTCGGCGACGGCACGCATACGGCACCCAACGCGCTGTTCAACGATCTGGCGACGTGGGAAAAAATCCCCTTTCTCTACACGCCCGAAACACTGCGCCTGACGGCACGCTATGCAAAACTCGGGGTCGATGCGGTGCGGTTTCAGCGGCTTCACGATGTGATCGAGATGGAACTCGGGCACGACATCGCCTTCGCGGTCGAGGCAGGCAAGATCAACGCCAACCGCGCGGATGCCTCCATTGACCTGTCGTTCATCCATGCGGACCTGCGCCAGCCACTGACTCAAACAGCAATGCAGCACAGCCTGCAAGAACTGACGGCAAAGGTCAGCAACGCCGCACAGGAAACGCTGCGCCTCGCCAATCTCGCGCCATCGGACATCAACACCATTGTCTACGTCGGCGGGTCCAGCCTGATGACGACGATCACAAGCGCGATGGAACAGATATTCCCCGATGCCGCGCAGGAACGCACGAATGCCTTCACCGCCGTGGCCGATGGTCTTGCGATAGCGGCGGCACGGGCGTAA